In one Rhopalosiphum padi isolate XX-2018 chromosome 3, ASM2088224v1, whole genome shotgun sequence genomic region, the following are encoded:
- the LOC132924374 gene encoding histone-lysine N-methyltransferase SETDB1-B-like produces MASKNQYCLNPICESVKDLKEATRMVCDHFNVTYRRFLKVCVHCLRKCLNYTKRHKMEFKAAESLSFNYGSYSDAIQRINIKNTPIGDITKPVKIKNVRRQTKYTLSLPKIILRPKTYAIHKCNYSCVEWTDYDQSKTKKINMLAIPLYFGFKRHTTNGYDVKKSITYYETPCGVSIQNINEMLHYLVTTKSKMTIDQFDFNSSVNPLAKYHILKPIKFLDDLSEGLEFRPITCVNSINDELPPKIKYTITRQATAGVNINVDTDFLCGCDCTDNCQDKSKCACWQSTINGQDNMPDLEKDPNAGYIYRRLYENVPTGIYECNQTCKCNSLCLNRVVQQPIPNNLQLFKTEKKGWGVRCLNDIPQGTYICCYVGNILTETNATEQGKNHGDEYLADLDFIEVVEKCKEDYEEYAYSSEQNTKSQKLSEKTIDIFYRIAIHSNYFHSQKLFLDKNLASNNALQFLESSNLKHKYFPSNRNCYKPRKSVRNYYDNCNSVYTINAKYRGNIGRYFNHSCNPNLFVQNVFVDTHDLRFPWISYFSEQYIPAGTELTWDYGYEIGSIPGKKVACYCDSDKCKKRLL; encoded by the exons ATGGCTTCAAAAAATCAATACTGTTTAAACCCAATTTGTGAATCAGTCAAAGACTTGAAAGAAGCGACCAGAATGGTGTGTGATCACTTCAATGTTACATATAGACGATTCCTAaag gtatgtgTGCATTGTTTAAGGAAATGTTTGAATTATACTAAACGTCATAAAATGGAATTTAAAGCTGCAGAAAGCTTGTCTTTTAATTATGGTTCATATTCT GATGCGATAcaacgtataaatattaaaaacacccCAATTGGAGACATAACTAaaccagtaaaaataaaaaatgtacgacGTCAAACTAAATATACCTTGTCTTTACCAAAAATCATTCTAAGACCAAAAACATATGCAATTCACAAGTGTAATTATTCTTGCGTAGAATGGACTGACTATGACCagagtaaaacaaaaaaaattaatatgttggCAATACCATTATATTTTGGTTTCAAAAGACATACAACAAACGGATATGATGTTAAAAAATcgataacatattatgaaacTCCCTGTGGAGtttctattcaaaatataaatgaaatgttGCACTATCTTGTAACGACTAAAAGCAAAATGACAATCGaccaatttgattttaatagctCTGTGAACCCATTGgccaaatatcatattttaaaacctaTCAAGTTTTTGGACGATTTATCTGAAGGATTGGAATTTAGACCAATAACTTGTGTGAATAGTATTAATGATGAACTGCCACCAAAAATTAAGTATACGATTACTAGACAAGCAACAGCCGGTGTCAACATAAATGTGGATACTGATTTTCTATGCGGATGTGATTGCACAGATAATTGTCAAGATAAATCAAAATGTGCTTGTTGGCAGAGTACAATAAACGGACAAGATAATATGCCAGACCTTGAAAAAGATCCAAATGCCGGTTATATTTATCGACGATTGTATGAAAATGTACCAACTGGTATTTATGAGTGCAATCAGACATGCAAATGCAACAGTTTGTGTTTAAATCGTGTTGTACAACAACCGATACCTAATAACTTACAGTTGTTTAAGACAGAGAAAAAAGGTTGGGGCGTACGTTGTTTAAATGATATACCACAAGGAACTTATATATGTTGTTATGTTGGAAATATATTAACAGAGACTAATGCCACAGAACAAGGTAAAAATCATGGAGACGAGTACTTGGCAGATTTAGACTTTATTGAAGTAGTTGAGAAATGCAAAGAAGATTATGAAGAATATGCTTATTCAAGTGAACAAAACACTAAATCTCAAAAACTGTCAGAAAaaactatagatatattttatagaattgccatacatagtaattattttcattcccaaaaac tttttttagataagaaCCTGGCCTCAAACAATGCATTACAATTTTTGGAATCTAGTAATCTCAAACATAAGTACTTTCCTTCAAATAGAAACTGCTACAAACCTCGAAAATCAGTACGTAACTACTATGATAATTGCAATAGCGTGTATACCATAAATGCAAAATATAGAGGCAACATTGGACGATATTTCAATCACTCGTGTAATCCtaatttatttgtacaaaatgtatttgtgGACACGCACGATTTACGTTTTCCATGGATATCGTATTTTTCGGAACAATACATACCAGCAGGAACAGAACTTACTTGGGATTATGGTTATGAGATAGGAAGTATACCAGGAAAAAAAGTGGCTTGTTATTGTGATTCAGATAAATGTAAAAAGAGACTTCTCTAA
- the LOC132924373 gene encoding E3 ubiquitin-protein ligase UHRF1-like: MHVLVRMMNTGRTIVIPTSRTMKIGELKTRIEKKMNFKPENQRLFFAGKQLENQYSLFDYNININDVLQLMVMESATETDSTKKSELKDPKNLEDEKCIQSCSTATSSITEEDNIEDISEESKYFKLGDYVDIRDYEYGVWYMGKIVKIKKDISVENEETSSGNQEENDGLIYFVEDVGAPENPPAKVTLKDVRPYSTENLPFDQLKINDKVLMNYNSEHPKERGYWYDVEVKKITVNRRNREVIGNVTLGSNKAVLNDCRLMFLDDILKIKPHKLVAERTEEDDVIMQTKPSVERAGALNCTKCKDNVNKLCYDCGCSICGGKHDEEKQILCDECNEGFHITCLSPPLTEIPKDDDWYCPDCKNDENEIVKAGGKLKASKKKTLASTSKRDWGKGMACVGRTKTCNIVPPNHFGAIPGVEVGTTWLFRVQVSESGIHRPPVGGIHGRDNQGAFSIVLSGGYEDDIDNGDDFMYTGSGGRDLSGNKRTALQSCDQELTRYNRALALNCNAEINDKKGATAVDWKKGKPVRVVRNYKLHKHSKYAPEVGNRYDGLYKVVKYYPETGISGFIVWRFVLKRDDPTPAPWTAKGKKRIAELGLEIIYPENYIPPTELDNTKLPESNRKRTLKDIDTENNESDEKKDEKKGSVKKPKIQYKLEKEGEEFIKADAANKKYWDDCKELLKDGQKAFLDRVEETFMCICCQDIVFEPITLECSHNICKGCLKRSFASKVYQCPSCRAELGKSYLMNINTLLANTLLYFFPGYNKGR; encoded by the exons ATGCACGTGCTAGTGAGGATGATGAACACGGGCCGTACGATCGTGATACCCACGTCCAGGACGATGAAGATCGGTGAACTGAAGACACGGATCGAAAAGAAAATGAACTTCAAACCGGAAAACCAGCGTCTGTTCTTCGCTGGCAAACAG CTTGAAAACCAGTATAGCctctttgattataatattaatataaacgatGTACTACAATTAATGGTTATGGAATCTGCTACTGAAACTGACTCTACAAAAAAATCAGAGTTAAAGGATCCTAAGAATTTAGAagatgaaaaatgtattcaaagttGCTCTACAGCCACCAGTTCTATAACAGaagaa gATAATATAGAGGATATTTCTGAGGAGAGCAAGTATTTTAAGTTAGGAGATTATGTTGATATACGAGATTATGAATATGGTGTATGGTACATGGGTAAAATTGTGAagataaaaaaagatatatcTGTAGAAAATGAAGAAACTTCTTCTGGTAATCAAGAGGAAAATGATGggcttatttattttgtagagGATGTAGG agcCCCTGAGAACCCACCCGCTAAAGTTACATTGAAAGATGTAAGACCATATTCTACTGAAAATTTGCCATTTGAtcaattaaaaatcaatgacAAAGttcttatgaattataattctGAACATCCTAAAGAACGTGGTTATTGGTATGACGTGGAAGTAAAAAAGATAACAGTTAATAGACGAAATCGAGAAGTAATAGGAAATGTAACGCTTGGATCGAATAAAGCAGTATTGAATGATTGTCGATTGATGTTCCTAGatgatatcttaaaaataaaaccacataAGTTGGTTGCAGAGAGAACTGAAGAAGATGATGTAATCATGCAAACAAAGCCTTCTGTTGAAA GAGCGGGAGCTTTGAATTGTACTAAATGCAaagataatgttaataaattatgttatgacTGTGGATGTAGTATTTGTGGTGGCAAGCACGAtgaagaaaaacaaatattgtgtgACGAATGTAATGAAGGTTTTCATATAACATGTCTTTCACCACCCTTGACAGAAATCCCCAAAGATGATGATTG GTATTGCCCAGATTGcaaaaatgatgaaaatgaaATTGTAAAAGCTGGTGGAAAATTGAAGGCTTCAAAAAAAAAGACATTGGCATCAACATCAAAACGTGATTGGGGAAAAGGTATGGCATGTGTTGGTAGAACAAAAACATGTAACATTGTTCCACCAAACCATTTTGGTGCCATTCCTGGTGTTGAAGTCGGCACTACATGGTTATTCCGCGTTCAA GTATCTGAAAGTGGTATTCACCGTCCACCAGTTGGAGGAATACATGGCCGTGATAATCAAGGAGCATTTAGTATTGTATTGAGTGGTGGTTATGAAGATGACATTGACAATGGTGATGATTTCATGTATACTGGTTCAGGTGGTAGAGATCTATCGGGTAACAAACGCACCGCTCTGCAGAGTTGTGACCAAGAATTGACACGTTACAACAG ggcTTTAGCTCTTAACTGTAATGCAGAAATCAATGATAAAAAAGGAGCAACAGCTGTGGATTGGAAAAAAGGCAAACCGGTTAGAGTTGTACGGAACTataaacttcataaacattCCAAATATGCACCTGAAGTGGGCAACCG ttatgatGGTCTTTACAAAGTTGTGAAGTATTATCCAGAAACTGGAATATCTGGATTTATTGTATGGCGCTTTGTATTGAAAAGAGATGATCCTACTCCAGCCCCTTGGACAGCAAAAGGCAAAAAGCGTATAGCTGAACTAGGTCTTGAAATAATT TATCCAGAAAATTATATACCACCTACTGAACttgataatacaaaattaccAGAGTCTAACAGAAAAAGAACACTAAAAGACATTGACACTGAAAACAATGAATCAGATGAAAAGAAAGATGAAAAAAAAGGCTCtgtaaaaaaaccaaaaatacagTATAAACTTGAAAAAGAAGGAGAAGAATTTATCAAAGCTGATGCtgccaataaaaaatattgggaTGATTGTAAGGAGTTGTTGAAAGACGGCCAGAAA GCATTTTTGGATAGAGTTGAAGAAACTTTTATGTGCATATGTTGTCAAGATATTGTATTTGAACCAATCACATTAGAATGTTCCCACAACATTTGTAAA gggtGTTTGAAAAGATCATTTGCATCTAAGGTTTACCAATGCCCATCATGTAGAGCTGAATTGGGAAAATCTTATCTTATGAACATAAATACTTTATTGGCTAACACACTTTTATATTTCTTTCCGGGATATAACAAAGgtcgttaa
- the LOC132924825 gene encoding general transcription factor II-I repeat domain-containing protein 2B-like — protein sequence MTVDISVQPPDFQMELCDLQSDCFLQSKVNLPPEEFWKLCSQEKFPTLRNFSLEILSLFGSTYICESAFSTMNLIKSKSRNRIHDSSLESCIRLATTGCSIEIDKLATEKQCQSSH from the coding sequence ATGACAGTTGATATCTCAGTACAACCTCCCGATTTTCAAATGGAGTTATGTGATTTACAATCAGACTGTTTTCTTCAATCAAAAGTAAATCTGCCTCCTGAAGAGTTTTGGAAACTGTGTTCACAAGAAAAATTCCCAACATTACGGAATTTTTCTCTTGAAATTTTGTCATTATTTGGCAGTACGTATATTTGTGAATCGGCATTTTCtacaatgaatttaataaagtcAAAATCAAGAAACCGTATTCACGATTCGTCTTTAGAATCGTGCATCAGATTAGCCACCACAGGGTGTTCAattgaaattgataaattgGCTACTGAAAAACAATGCCAATCATcacattaa